One segment of Neobacillus endophyticus DNA contains the following:
- a CDS encoding small acid-soluble spore protein P, whose protein sequence is MNKNDSKDMRKNAPKQSGQPEPLSGSKKVKNRNHTRAKHNSHHDM, encoded by the coding sequence ATGAATAAAAATGACAGCAAAGATATGCGCAAAAATGCTCCAAAACAATCTGGTCAGCCGGAACCATTAAGTGGTTCTAAAAAAGTGAAGAACCGCAACCATACACGAGCTAAGCATAATTCCCATCATGATATGTAA
- a CDS encoding NAD(P)H-dependent flavin oxidoreductase: MKKSIPEEWWGQLRLPVISAPMFLVSGTELVKACCVNGVIGSFPAPNARPIEVLDQWMGDLNDALEEARANEPNRKIAPWAINMVVHSSYSRLQDELELIKKHKPPLVITSLGSPKQVVEIVHEYGGLVFSDVSDVQFAKKAAEAGVDGLILVASGAGGHAGHINSFAFVDMVRSFWEGMIVLAGAISTGKGILAAQAAGADLAYMGTRFIVSTESMVKEEYREMLVDATHEDIILTDAFSGVNANMLKPSIKKAGLDPERLAKKDRVDFDDMQKDQNAKAWRDIWSAGHGVGAIDRIESTAEIICRLEQEYRSALDNVNLCASKIHNVSV, encoded by the coding sequence ATGAAAAAATCAATTCCAGAGGAATGGTGGGGGCAACTGAGGCTTCCGGTCATCTCAGCACCTATGTTTTTGGTGTCAGGCACCGAACTTGTTAAAGCCTGTTGTGTAAATGGAGTAATTGGTTCCTTTCCTGCACCAAATGCTAGGCCGATTGAAGTTCTTGATCAATGGATGGGTGATTTAAATGATGCATTGGAGGAGGCAAGGGCAAATGAGCCTAATCGGAAGATTGCTCCGTGGGCGATTAATATGGTTGTACATAGTTCTTATAGCAGGCTTCAAGATGAGTTGGAATTGATTAAAAAGCATAAACCTCCATTGGTAATTACATCACTAGGCAGCCCGAAACAGGTTGTTGAAATCGTTCATGAATATGGAGGTCTGGTATTTTCAGATGTAAGTGACGTTCAGTTTGCAAAAAAAGCAGCAGAAGCCGGTGTCGATGGTCTGATTTTAGTGGCAAGCGGAGCTGGCGGCCATGCTGGTCATATAAACAGTTTTGCCTTTGTGGATATGGTTCGTTCTTTCTGGGAGGGAATGATCGTGCTTGCTGGCGCAATTTCAACTGGGAAAGGGATCTTGGCTGCTCAAGCAGCAGGAGCAGACCTTGCCTATATGGGTACAAGGTTTATTGTGTCAACTGAAAGTATGGTAAAGGAGGAATACAGGGAAATGCTTGTGGATGCCACACATGAAGACATCATCCTAACGGATGCGTTTTCAGGTGTAAACGCTAATATGCTGAAACCGAGTATAAAGAAAGCAGGGCTGGATCCTGAACGATTAGCGAAAAAAGATCGAGTAGACTTTGATGACATGCAAAAGGATCAAAACGCGAAAGCTTGGCGTGATATTTGGTCAGCAGGCCATGGGGTTGGAGCAATAGATCGTATAGAATCAACGGCAGAAATTATCTGCCGTTTGGAACAGGAATATAGATCAGCCCTCGATAATGTGAATCTTTGCGCCTCAAAAATTCATAATGTAAGTGTTTAA
- a CDS encoding nucleobase:cation symporter-2 family protein translates to MKQHPLKTASLGIQHVLAMYAGAVIVPLIIGGALHFSASQLAYLVSLDILTSGIATLLQVWQNHYFGIGLPIVLGCTFTAVGPIIAIGGQYGLSAVYGSILVSGIIVMLIAKFFGKIIRFFPPVVTGSVVTIIGLTLIPVAMNDVAGGQGSKDFGSVSNIALAFGTLLFIIILYRFSKGFVRAISILLGLMAGTIAASFMGKVNFSAVGEASWFHFVKPLYFSAPSFEIAPIITMTLVAIVSLVESTGVYFALSDITGRKLTADDLVKGYRAEGLASVIGALFNSFPYTTYSQNVGLVQFSGVKEKRVIFTVAGILIFLGFVPKIAALTTVIPTSVLGGAMVAMFGMVVSSGIKMLSKVDFSSQENLLIIACSIVMGLGVTTVPNLFDHLPESVKILTNSGIVSGSLTAIFLNIVLNMLKPMKQKDVVKVQSTAEKNPGQTLA, encoded by the coding sequence ATGAAACAGCATCCATTGAAAACAGCATCACTAGGAATTCAACATGTACTAGCTATGTATGCCGGGGCCGTCATCGTCCCTCTTATAATCGGGGGAGCACTTCATTTTTCAGCGAGTCAATTAGCCTATTTAGTTTCACTTGATATTCTGACTAGTGGGATTGCAACATTATTGCAAGTTTGGCAAAACCATTATTTTGGAATTGGTCTTCCTATCGTATTAGGGTGTACCTTTACTGCAGTTGGACCGATCATTGCCATTGGCGGACAATATGGTTTATCAGCCGTCTATGGATCGATTCTTGTCTCCGGTATCATTGTCATGCTAATAGCTAAATTCTTTGGAAAAATCATTCGCTTTTTTCCTCCGGTTGTAACAGGTTCAGTCGTTACTATTATTGGTCTTACACTAATTCCTGTGGCTATGAATGACGTTGCCGGCGGCCAAGGCAGCAAGGATTTTGGGTCAGTATCAAATATCGCCCTTGCATTCGGTACATTACTGTTTATTATTATTCTTTATCGTTTTTCCAAAGGCTTTGTCCGTGCGATCTCCATTTTATTAGGTTTAATGGCTGGGACAATTGCAGCTTCATTTATGGGGAAAGTAAATTTTTCAGCGGTTGGGGAAGCCTCTTGGTTTCATTTTGTTAAACCACTTTATTTTTCTGCTCCCTCATTTGAAATAGCACCAATTATAACCATGACTCTTGTTGCCATTGTTAGTCTAGTAGAATCAACCGGTGTTTATTTTGCCTTGAGTGATATCACGGGTAGAAAGCTTACAGCCGACGATCTTGTCAAAGGCTATCGTGCAGAAGGGCTGGCAAGTGTGATCGGGGCCCTGTTCAATTCTTTCCCTTATACGACGTATTCTCAAAATGTAGGGCTTGTCCAGTTCTCTGGAGTAAAAGAAAAAAGAGTTATTTTTACAGTTGCTGGTATTTTAATCTTCCTAGGTTTTGTCCCTAAAATCGCCGCTTTAACAACCGTTATTCCAACATCGGTTCTTGGCGGAGCTATGGTAGCCATGTTTGGTATGGTAGTTTCATCTGGAATTAAGATGTTAAGTAAAGTAGACTTTTCCTCACAAGAAAATTTATTAATTATCGCATGTTCTATTGTAATGGGTTTAGGCGTCACAACCGTTCCTAATTTATTTGACCACCTTCCTGAAAGTGTAAAAATTCTAACCAACAGCGGTATTGTTTCGGGAAGCTTAACTGCTATTTTTCTAAACATCGTTTTAAATATGCTAAAACCAATGAAGCAAAAAGACGTAGTTAAAGTTCAAAGTACAGCCGAAAAAAATCCTGGTCAAACGCTAGCATAA
- the sspO gene encoding small acid-soluble spore protein O — MSKPKSNHVIPGANAAKSQGIGAGYNEEMGNEKLTAMEKVNNKKRKKNQ; from the coding sequence ATGTCTAAACCCAAGTCGAATCATGTAATACCAGGAGCAAATGCAGCAAAATCACAGGGAATCGGGGCAGGATACAATGAAGAAATGGGCAATGAAAAATTGACCGCAATGGAAAAAGTGAACAATAAAAAGCGCAAGAAAAATCAATAA
- a CDS encoding spore germination protein GerPB translates to MDQYLRQRIKINFLKIGEMGNTAVLQIGTSGVIKRYSELQKFGYSIAAQPLSQLQLAPAVPLQSPVRGIKLKPSY, encoded by the coding sequence ATGGATCAATATCTTCGACAAAGAATTAAAATCAATTTTTTGAAAATAGGTGAAATGGGTAATACAGCAGTTTTGCAAATCGGTACTTCCGGTGTTATTAAAAGATATTCAGAACTACAGAAATTTGGATATTCCATAGCTGCTCAACCTCTATCTCAATTACAGTTAGCTCCAGCTGTCCCATTACAATCACCAGTACGTGGAATAAAATTAAAGCCCTCCTACTAA
- a CDS encoding xanthine phosphoribosyltransferase — protein sequence MNFLEKRIKKDGKVLTDHVLKVDSFLNHQLDPGLMLQIGEEFANRFANEGITKIVTIESSGIAPAVMTGLQMKLPVVFARKKKSVTLADELLTASVYSFTKKESNEIAISKKYLQENDRVLIIDDFLANGQAALGLTDIVKQSGAEVAAIGIVIEKSFQEGANKLRELGFKVESLARIASLTNGEVTYISENMEELV from the coding sequence ATGAATTTTTTAGAGAAAAGAATTAAAAAGGATGGGAAAGTTTTAACTGATCATGTATTAAAGGTAGATTCATTTTTAAACCATCAATTAGATCCAGGCTTAATGTTGCAAATCGGAGAGGAATTTGCCAATCGTTTTGCTAATGAAGGAATTACGAAAATCGTAACGATTGAATCATCGGGTATCGCCCCTGCAGTAATGACCGGTTTGCAAATGAAACTACCTGTTGTTTTTGCAAGAAAAAAGAAATCAGTCACACTTGCAGATGAACTTTTAACAGCTTCTGTCTATTCATTTACAAAAAAAGAATCCAATGAAATCGCGATTTCCAAGAAATATTTACAAGAAAATGACCGAGTGCTCATAATCGATGATTTTCTTGCAAACGGACAGGCTGCACTTGGACTGACTGACATCGTCAAGCAAAGTGGCGCGGAAGTTGCAGCGATTGGTATCGTCATTGAAAAGTCTTTCCAGGAGGGCGCAAATAAGCTCCGAGAACTTGGTTTCAAAGTAGAATCTCTTGCCAGAATTGCCTCACTTACAAATGGTGAAGTTACGTATATCTCTGAAAATATGGAGGAACTTGTATAA
- a CDS encoding Hsp20/alpha crystallin family protein, which translates to MKRKKAHQNFSVDFEQVDKWLKDYFLDPYTTHCDLTQFRIDLYETDDDWIVEAVLNEYKSSDITVKVENKKLLIYAQKIGSTTSAPCQKRFRIIDFPFPIINHHVNASFENGILEIFISKTEQGIGKDRYITLP; encoded by the coding sequence ATGAAAAGGAAAAAAGCTCATCAAAATTTCTCCGTTGATTTTGAACAAGTGGATAAGTGGCTAAAAGATTATTTTCTGGACCCATACACGACACATTGTGATCTTACACAATTTAGAATAGATTTATATGAAACGGACGATGATTGGATCGTTGAAGCTGTTTTAAATGAATATAAAAGTTCTGATATTACCGTGAAAGTTGAAAACAAGAAGCTATTAATTTATGCCCAGAAAATTGGAAGCACAACTTCTGCTCCTTGCCAAAAACGCTTTCGAATCATTGACTTCCCCTTTCCAATTATTAATCACCATGTAAACGCTTCATTTGAAAACGGGATTCTAGAAATTTTCATTTCAAAAACAGAACAGGGAATCGGAAAAGATCGTTATATCACATTGCCTTAG
- a CDS encoding L-threonine 3-dehydrogenase, with translation MKRILITGALGQIGSELTLKLRDIYGADNVIATDIKKNDSEAAQSGPFEVVDVTDLKRMGEVAQKHNIDTVLHLAALLSATAEAKPVFAWNLNMGGLLNALETAREVNAQFFTPSSIGAFGPSTPKDHTPQDTIMRPTTMYGVNKVAGELLSDYYYHKFGVDTRGLRFPGLISYVALPGGGTTDYAVEIYYEAIKNGKYTSYIDKGTFMDMMYMPDALNAIIDLMEADPNKLVHRNSFNVTAMSFDPEEISASIAKYIPGFKLSYNVDPARQKIAESWPNSIDPSAAKEEWDFKVEYDLDKMTKDMIEKLRPKLEMKISS, from the coding sequence ATGAAGCGGATTTTAATAACGGGTGCTCTAGGGCAAATTGGTTCAGAATTAACCTTAAAACTTAGAGACATCTATGGAGCAGATAACGTTATTGCAACAGATATTAAAAAGAATGACAGCGAAGCAGCTCAAAGCGGACCGTTTGAAGTCGTGGATGTTACCGATTTAAAAAGAATGGGCGAAGTTGCCCAAAAGCACAACATTGACACGGTTTTGCACTTGGCCGCCCTTTTATCAGCAACGGCAGAAGCAAAACCGGTTTTTGCCTGGAATTTAAATATGGGAGGACTTTTAAACGCTCTTGAAACAGCTAGAGAAGTAAATGCACAATTTTTTACACCTAGCTCAATCGGAGCATTTGGACCATCCACTCCAAAGGATCATACTCCTCAGGATACCATTATGCGTCCCACCACCATGTATGGGGTTAACAAAGTGGCGGGTGAGTTATTATCTGATTATTACTATCATAAATTTGGGGTGGATACTCGAGGCTTGAGGTTCCCTGGGCTTATATCCTATGTGGCCCTGCCAGGCGGCGGAACAACAGATTATGCGGTTGAGATTTATTATGAAGCCATTAAAAACGGGAAATATACCTCATATATTGATAAAGGGACCTTTATGGATATGATGTATATGCCAGACGCCTTAAACGCCATTATAGACTTAATGGAGGCAGATCCGAACAAATTAGTTCACAGGAATTCATTCAATGTGACAGCGATGAGCTTTGATCCAGAAGAAATTTCTGCAAGTATTGCCAAGTATATCCCTGGATTTAAACTCTCATATAATGTAGACCCTGCCCGCCAAAAAATTGCGGAAAGCTGGCCAAATTCTATTGATCCATCTGCTGCAAAAGAGGAGTGGGACTTTAAAGTGGAATATGATCTAGACAAAATGACCAAGGATATGATTGAAAAATTACGTCCGAAATTAGAAATGAAGATATCTAGTTAA
- a CDS encoding glycine C-acetyltransferase, with translation MSSKILEKFLNENLEDLKGKGLYNVIDPLESPNGPIITINGKKLINLSSNNYLGLATDDRLKKAASEAMDKYGVGAGAVRTINGTLKLHVELEGKLAEFKHTESAIAYQSGFNCNMAAISAVMDQNDAILSDELNHASIIDGCRLSKAKIIRFNHSDMADLRAKAKEAKESGQYNKIMVITDGVFSMDGDIALLPEIVKIAEEFDLITYVDDAHGSGVLGDGAGTVKHFGLSEKIDFQIGTLSKAIGVVGGYVAGKRNLIDWLKVRSRPFLFSTSLTPADVAASSRAIEILMESTELNKKLWENGNYLKKGLKDLGFNIGKSETPITPCIIGDETLTQQFSRRLNEEGVYAKAIVFPTVPKGAGRVRNMPTAAHTKEMLDQAISIYEKVGKEMGII, from the coding sequence ATGTCTAGTAAAATTTTGGAAAAGTTCTTAAATGAAAACCTTGAAGATTTAAAAGGAAAGGGTCTTTATAATGTGATCGATCCACTTGAAAGCCCCAATGGTCCAATCATTACCATTAACGGGAAAAAGCTGATCAACCTTTCTTCCAATAATTACTTGGGATTAGCAACAGATGACCGTTTGAAAAAAGCAGCATCGGAAGCTATGGATAAATATGGGGTTGGTGCGGGCGCTGTCCGAACAATCAACGGTACACTCAAGCTGCATGTGGAATTAGAGGGAAAATTGGCTGAGTTCAAACATACGGAATCAGCCATTGCCTACCAATCTGGGTTTAACTGCAATATGGCGGCAATTTCAGCGGTTATGGATCAGAATGATGCCATTCTTTCTGATGAATTAAATCATGCTTCCATTATTGATGGCTGTCGTCTTTCCAAGGCGAAAATTATTCGTTTTAACCACTCCGATATGGCTGATTTGCGTGCTAAGGCGAAAGAAGCAAAAGAGTCTGGCCAATATAACAAAATTATGGTTATCACAGATGGAGTTTTCTCTATGGACGGAGACATTGCACTGCTTCCTGAAATAGTAAAGATTGCTGAGGAGTTCGACCTGATTACATACGTCGATGATGCGCACGGATCAGGCGTATTAGGTGATGGAGCAGGGACGGTCAAACATTTCGGACTTTCAGAAAAGATTGATTTCCAAATTGGGACTTTATCAAAGGCGATTGGTGTTGTAGGCGGTTATGTGGCAGGTAAGAGAAATTTAATTGATTGGCTAAAAGTTCGCAGTCGCCCATTTCTATTCTCAACATCCCTAACTCCTGCAGATGTAGCAGCAAGCAGCCGGGCGATTGAAATTCTGATGGAAAGTACAGAACTTAACAAAAAGCTTTGGGAAAATGGGAATTATCTAAAAAAAGGATTAAAAGATCTAGGTTTTAATATTGGAAAAAGCGAAACACCAATCACACCATGTATTATTGGCGATGAAACATTAACACAGCAATTTAGCAGACGTCTTAATGAAGAGGGAGTATATGCAAAGGCAATTGTATTCCCAACAGTTCCAAAGGGAGCAGGCCGTGTTCGGAACATGCCGACAGCTGCTCATACAAAAGAAATGCTTGATCAAGCGATTTCCATCTATGAAAAAGTCGGAAAGGAAATGGGTATTATTTAA